The Chryseobacterium nakagawai genome has a segment encoding these proteins:
- a CDS encoding FecR family protein, with the protein MRRFNYKNIEAFVFKLWTREVSGEKNSEKEMEIVKKWKAHAEKDLDEVHLQESKKRVLVGLEHYFVPYEKIGYRNHLLKNVYKTAAVIILFLTLGGILTYHTLIKPDVYLAVSENRIVHLEDGSVVTLLPGAELTVAKSFPASTRVVDLKGDAIFSVAKSKSHPFIVHAEGFSTKVLGTIFKVSQSGKKKAVDLYEGKVAVSSIGVPVSYLKPNQKWTNLGVARTTAIISFAPDRVSGKQHLKLLSLSFNDVPLKEVITVLEGNYSTKIHYPKEVEDKKITADFTGGTVSENIDALAFILGFEVQKNDNIYILKK; encoded by the coding sequence ATGAGACGTTTTAATTATAAAAATATCGAGGCCTTTGTTTTCAAACTTTGGACACGCGAAGTTTCAGGGGAAAAAAACTCTGAAAAAGAAATGGAAATTGTAAAGAAATGGAAAGCCCATGCAGAAAAAGATCTGGATGAAGTTCATCTGCAGGAATCTAAAAAAAGAGTATTGGTAGGTTTGGAGCATTATTTTGTGCCTTATGAAAAAATAGGATACAGAAATCATCTTCTGAAGAATGTCTACAAAACTGCAGCGGTCATTATTCTGTTTTTAACACTGGGAGGGATTTTGACGTATCATACACTGATAAAGCCTGATGTCTATCTAGCGGTATCAGAAAACAGGATTGTTCACCTTGAAGACGGATCTGTAGTGACTTTACTGCCCGGAGCAGAACTTACGGTGGCCAAATCATTTCCTGCATCTACGAGAGTGGTGGATTTAAAAGGAGATGCTATCTTTTCTGTAGCAAAATCAAAATCTCATCCATTTATTGTTCATGCAGAAGGTTTCAGTACAAAAGTATTGGGAACAATATTTAAAGTTTCTCAGTCCGGGAAGAAAAAAGCAGTAGATCTTTATGAAGGGAAGGTGGCTGTATCTTCCATTGGAGTTCCTGTTTCTTATCTGAAACCGAATCAGAAATGGACGAATCTGGGCGTTGCCCGTACTACAGCTATTATTTCATTCGCTCCTGACAGAGTATCAGGGAAACAGCATCTTAAGCTGTTGTCTTTAAGCTTTAACGATGTTCCTTTAAAGGAGGTAATTACAGTATTGGAAGGTAATTATAGTACAAAAATTCATTACCCAAAAGAAGTGGAGGATAAAAAAATCACAGCAGATTTTACGGGAGGAACTGTCAGTGAAAATATTGATGCCCTTGCCTTTATCCTGGGATTTGAAGTTCAGAAAAACGATAATATCTACATCCTGAAAAAATAA
- a CDS encoding TonB-dependent receptor: MKSLKCGFTIAALFFTVAAEAQELVQKVSFSVPASRPLIEVLEEFAGKTGMRLAYSKYDIKELKVKGVKCENSSINNCLKDIINGLPVVFRLHGDLISIKYENSNVSVPGNGRISGKIVDEVGNPVVGAEINIAGRTAVTDNNGDFSVDLPSGLYNMTVKASKYNTLRVEKLSIINKETNTVSFALNRVSDKITDIKEVVVTATRKADTQAGLLAQQKKAAQLSDGISAEQIAKTPDNDVGGTLKRVTGITTIDNKYVVVRSMGERWNTAAMDGINLPSTEAYNQNFSFDIIPTAMVESVVVSKSATPDMNANFAGGFVEVRTKDIPNENFTTVSMGTSYNDQSAFKEFLTRKRGKYDYFGYDDGTRDFPQGLKAMNWNNPMFFEQSSQFRNDNFTTYKTRGDMGSNWQLALGRTYALKNNSKWGFAGAFIIRNEQNKLDIDHTGRGSWLDTTETAFDANGKMPFYNFKNTGASYNYNSTVAGMLNFGLQLGKSRISFRNSYTHIYDNTLTRITGWDENTNGSGSPANAEVAYNYFYHGIIPNNDPSKIPSLDKPFTENTVYPVYQMFLQNKLEGSHKIGNMEINWFAARTGVSSDTKDYTQHRTLYKFVGREIMNYHVANNSASDFARGYITSKETDYNYGASFKWGFDRGNFKNDIKIGYAGASKTNTNQQQKFLLRVDGNRDVPNPKFLEMYGSLADWFDGSHYVPGGIGWETRPLYMDDGKYEGEVEQHAAYVMFDNRWNNKFRLVWGLRAEYFQYDLISQQIESKNDSNNFARVGVDDKPWQWMPSANFTYSPTNKINLRLAYNKTVIRPQFNERTGLPYFDPIANGQIFNTQLVSSTVNNYDFKFEWFPGLGEIFSAGLYYKDIDRPIEREGRLSNDGNLSLYNGNSKNAKLKGVEVEVRKNLGFIAEGSLFERLFVSGNFTYNTTKVIAFKDQYKTGENDETYEVDRPLYGQTPYAYNVGLMYDGKRLGFNFLYNAKGDQYMTVGYSYNAEEIQRPYAVADAQVSYKLLRNRNLEVKFNVRNLFNRVKEYYNNFNSYLGYTDNTGNKTARELQQLVPGATNRYDKDIDKILFRAYSGRIFGLSVNYTF; the protein is encoded by the coding sequence ATGAAAAGTTTGAAATGTGGTTTTACCATAGCAGCCCTATTTTTTACTGTTGCAGCAGAAGCACAGGAATTGGTTCAGAAAGTTTCGTTTTCTGTTCCTGCAAGCAGACCATTAATTGAAGTTTTGGAAGAATTTGCAGGAAAAACAGGAATGAGACTGGCTTATTCAAAATATGATATTAAAGAGCTGAAGGTAAAAGGGGTAAAATGTGAAAATTCTTCTATTAATAATTGCCTGAAAGATATTATCAACGGGCTTCCTGTAGTATTCCGCTTACATGGGGATCTCATTTCAATAAAATATGAAAATTCTAATGTTTCTGTACCGGGAAACGGGCGTATTTCCGGAAAAATAGTGGATGAAGTGGGAAATCCTGTTGTGGGTGCAGAAATAAATATTGCAGGAAGAACCGCGGTAACAGATAATAATGGAGATTTCTCTGTAGACCTTCCTTCAGGACTTTATAACATGACAGTGAAAGCATCTAAATATAACACACTCAGGGTAGAAAAATTATCAATCATCAATAAAGAAACAAATACCGTTTCCTTTGCACTGAACAGGGTTTCTGATAAAATTACTGACATCAAAGAAGTGGTGGTAACGGCAACGCGTAAAGCAGATACTCAGGCAGGATTGTTGGCGCAACAAAAGAAAGCGGCCCAGTTGAGTGATGGAATCTCTGCCGAACAGATTGCTAAAACTCCTGATAATGATGTGGGCGGAACTTTGAAGAGAGTAACAGGAATCACCACTATAGATAACAAATACGTAGTCGTAAGGTCTATGGGAGAACGATGGAATACCGCAGCGATGGATGGGATCAACCTGCCCAGTACCGAAGCCTATAATCAGAATTTCTCTTTCGATATTATTCCTACAGCAATGGTGGAAAGTGTGGTTGTAAGTAAATCTGCAACGCCGGATATGAATGCCAATTTTGCAGGTGGGTTTGTAGAGGTAAGAACTAAAGATATTCCTAATGAAAATTTTACCACCGTAAGTATGGGAACTTCTTATAACGATCAGTCTGCTTTCAAAGAATTTCTGACCCGTAAAAGAGGAAAGTATGATTATTTCGGGTACGATGACGGAACAAGAGATTTTCCTCAGGGTCTTAAAGCGATGAACTGGAACAATCCTATGTTTTTTGAACAGTCTAGCCAATTCAGGAATGATAATTTCACAACATATAAAACAAGGGGAGATATGGGGTCCAATTGGCAATTGGCATTAGGAAGAACTTACGCTCTTAAAAATAATAGCAAATGGGGCTTTGCCGGAGCATTCATTATCAGAAATGAACAGAATAAGCTGGATATAGATCATACAGGAAGAGGAAGCTGGCTGGATACTACAGAGACTGCTTTTGATGCCAATGGAAAAATGCCTTTTTATAATTTTAAGAATACAGGAGCATCCTATAATTATAATTCGACGGTGGCAGGAATGCTGAATTTTGGATTACAGTTGGGAAAGAGTAGAATTTCATTCCGTAATTCATATACCCATATCTATGATAATACACTGACAAGAATTACAGGATGGGATGAAAACACCAATGGAAGTGGTTCGCCAGCCAATGCAGAAGTTGCTTATAATTATTTTTATCATGGGATAATTCCCAATAATGATCCATCAAAAATTCCATCATTAGATAAACCTTTTACGGAGAATACAGTATATCCTGTTTATCAGATGTTTTTACAAAATAAGCTGGAAGGAAGCCATAAGATAGGGAATATGGAAATCAACTGGTTTGCTGCCAGAACAGGAGTTTCATCAGACACTAAGGATTATACCCAGCACAGGACTTTATACAAATTTGTAGGACGTGAAATCATGAATTATCATGTCGCCAATAATTCTGCAAGTGATTTTGCAAGAGGATATATTACCAGCAAAGAAACAGATTATAATTATGGAGCTTCTTTTAAATGGGGTTTTGACAGAGGAAATTTTAAAAATGATATTAAAATAGGATATGCCGGAGCCTCAAAAACCAATACAAATCAACAGCAGAAATTTTTATTGAGAGTAGATGGAAACCGGGATGTTCCGAATCCGAAATTTTTGGAAATGTATGGATCTCTTGCCGATTGGTTTGATGGCTCTCATTATGTACCCGGGGGAATTGGATGGGAGACCAGGCCATTGTACATGGATGATGGTAAATATGAAGGTGAAGTTGAGCAGCATGCTGCATATGTGATGTTTGACAACCGCTGGAACAATAAATTCAGGCTAGTATGGGGATTACGTGCAGAATATTTTCAATATGATCTTATTTCTCAGCAAATCGAGTCTAAGAATGATTCCAATAATTTTGCCAGAGTAGGAGTTGATGATAAACCATGGCAATGGATGCCTTCTGCCAATTTTACTTATAGTCCCACCAATAAAATAAACCTTAGGCTTGCTTACAACAAGACTGTTATTCGTCCTCAGTTTAATGAGAGAACCGGATTACCTTATTTTGACCCGATAGCGAATGGGCAGATTTTCAATACACAGTTGGTATCATCTACAGTGAACAATTACGATTTTAAATTTGAGTGGTTTCCTGGATTGGGGGAGATATTCTCTGCCGGATTGTATTATAAGGATATTGACAGACCTATTGAACGTGAGGGCCGCCTTTCCAATGATGGAAATCTATCCTTGTACAATGGAAATTCAAAAAATGCAAAGCTGAAAGGAGTAGAAGTAGAGGTAAGGAAAAACCTCGGATTTATTGCGGAAGGATCATTATTTGAAAGACTTTTTGTAAGTGGAAATTTCACCTACAATACAACGAAAGTAATTGCTTTTAAAGATCAGTATAAAACAGGCGAGAATGACGAAACCTATGAAGTGGATAGACCTCTTTACGGACAGACTCCTTATGCATATAATGTAGGATTGATGTATGATGGAAAAAGACTGGGATTTAATTTTTTATATAATGCAAAAGGAGATCAGTATATGACAGTAGGATATTCTTATAATGCAGAAGAAATTCAACGTCCTTACGCGGTGGCAGATGCACAGGTATCCTATAAACTCTTAAGAAACAGAAATCTTGAAGTGAAGTTTAATGTAAGGAATCTCTTCAACAGGGTAAAAGAATATTACAACAACTTTAATTCTTATTTAGGCTATACTGACAATACAGGAAATAAGACAGCCAGAGAATTGCAGCAACTTGTGCCGGGTGCCACGAACAGGTATGATAAAGATATTGATAAGATCTTATTCCGTGCTTATAGCGGAAGGATTTTCGGGTTAAGTGTTAACTATACATTTTAA
- a CDS encoding T9SS-dependent choice-of-anchor J family protein — protein sequence MKKIILSSVLFLSQLATAQSLVWGNTFDTPADLQGWTFHDLNTNNNGWIQGPNIYHNGTSLTYGNAGVLRHSTNLVPTGSAAGFAGEDDWIISPQIDLTSASGTITLASYIGRQRTTHTIVSRDLYIYVSTPQKAVPVLADFQAMTIDGSGNYQQSPYKIQVGSSTNPFPADLTQFVENLVDLSAFAGKKIYIGMWANRNASGNNIMNINIDEMAIYATTTTLSTKDVKKKENLTKIAENPVKEYLQLQLNPALKDNRTMIHLYNAAGQKVLTAQYSRLINIAGLSEGVYIAEVTDGKTTERLNFIKK from the coding sequence ATGAAAAAAATAATTTTATCATCTGTTTTGTTTTTATCTCAGCTGGCTACAGCGCAATCTCTGGTGTGGGGAAATACTTTTGATACCCCTGCCGATCTTCAGGGATGGACATTCCATGATCTGAACACCAATAATAACGGATGGATTCAGGGTCCTAATATCTATCACAACGGTACATCTTTAACCTATGGAAATGCAGGCGTTCTGAGACATTCTACCAACCTGGTTCCTACGGGAAGTGCAGCAGGGTTTGCAGGTGAAGATGACTGGATTATTTCTCCTCAGATTGACCTTACAAGTGCTTCGGGAACAATCACTCTTGCTTCTTATATCGGAAGGCAGAGAACAACCCATACTATTGTGAGCAGAGATCTTTATATCTATGTAAGTACTCCTCAAAAAGCAGTCCCAGTTTTAGCAGATTTTCAGGCTATGACAATAGATGGATCTGGAAATTATCAGCAAAGTCCCTATAAAATACAGGTAGGGTCTTCCACCAATCCTTTTCCAGCAGATCTTACCCAATTTGTAGAAAACCTTGTAGACCTTTCAGCTTTTGCAGGAAAGAAAATTTATATAGGAATGTGGGCCAACAGAAATGCAAGTGGGAATAATATCATGAATATCAATATTGATGAAATGGCAATCTATGCGACAACTACGACCCTAAGCACAAAAGATGTAAAAAAGAAAGAAAATCTGACGAAAATTGCAGAAAATCCTGTAAAAGAATACTTACAGTTACAGCTTAATCCTGCATTAAAAGACAATAGAACAATGATTCACCTTTATAATGCAGCAGGACAGAAGGTTCTTACAGCTCAATACTCAAGATTAATCAATATAGCAGGTTTATCAGAAGGAGTATATATTGCGGAAGTAACTGACGGAAAAACTACGGAACGTTTGAATTTTATTAAAAAATAA
- a CDS encoding S41 family peptidase, with translation MRNFFKLQCIAIIILFISCSDHDENAPVFPEGSTESINLWVQDSLKRYYYWADQMPAKPDYHLPVKDFFKSLLAPQDRFSFIVNTEDPSSYPRSIRNMYGFDYTVIQQANGEVVTVIKLVLTNSPAFNAGLERGMIITKINGKTVTASNAEAMTSSMKDLTVLDLTVGGWNNGKIIDEKEIKVYYGLSFEQPLLSKVFEKNGRKVGYLYVYDFPDGMTQTFSQKFAEFKGAGVQELILDLRYNYGGSVSAAAALCSLIPSGLSSASPFIIFKGNKNGGEVKRTFSQQIAYDPKALDFNALRSNALGLNKVYILTSNSTASAAEIVINNLKPYMQVIQVGDVTLGKDMAGFTIEDKRKPQKIRWQMHPVIYKVFNGNGMGEYSNGILPQVSVNEYVTLPLLPLGDPNETLISSVLNGTYFKSAHQEGASEEVKILYQSDVPPIAVGKDL, from the coding sequence ATGAGAAATTTTTTTAAACTTCAATGCATAGCGATCATCATTCTCTTTATCTCCTGTTCGGATCATGATGAAAATGCACCTGTCTTTCCGGAGGGAAGTACAGAGTCCATTAACCTTTGGGTACAGGACAGCCTGAAACGATATTATTACTGGGCAGATCAGATGCCTGCTAAGCCGGATTATCATCTTCCTGTAAAAGATTTTTTTAAAAGTTTGCTGGCTCCTCAGGATCGGTTTTCTTTTATTGTCAATACAGAAGATCCTTCCAGTTATCCACGTTCAATCCGGAATATGTATGGTTTTGATTATACTGTTATTCAGCAGGCTAACGGAGAAGTGGTCACCGTCATTAAACTGGTTCTTACAAACTCACCTGCTTTCAATGCGGGATTGGAACGAGGAATGATTATCACCAAAATCAATGGAAAAACAGTCACAGCAAGCAATGCTGAGGCTATGACTTCTTCCATGAAAGATCTCACAGTTCTGGATCTTACCGTAGGAGGTTGGAACAATGGAAAGATCATTGATGAAAAAGAGATCAAAGTATATTATGGACTATCTTTTGAGCAGCCTCTATTATCTAAAGTGTTTGAAAAAAACGGTAGAAAGGTAGGGTATCTATATGTTTATGATTTTCCAGATGGGATGACACAAACCTTCAGCCAAAAGTTTGCCGAATTTAAAGGTGCCGGAGTACAGGAACTAATTCTTGATCTGAGGTACAATTATGGTGGATCCGTATCTGCAGCTGCTGCTCTTTGTTCCCTGATTCCTTCAGGCCTATCATCGGCATCTCCCTTCATTATTTTTAAAGGAAATAAAAACGGAGGTGAGGTGAAAAGAACATTTTCCCAACAGATCGCCTATGATCCAAAAGCACTTGATTTTAATGCTTTACGCAGCAATGCTTTAGGGTTGAATAAAGTCTATATTTTAACTTCAAACAGTACGGCTTCGGCCGCTGAAATAGTCATCAATAATCTGAAACCTTATATGCAGGTGATCCAGGTTGGAGATGTAACGCTGGGAAAAGATATGGCAGGTTTCACTATAGAAGATAAACGGAAACCTCAAAAGATCCGTTGGCAGATGCATCCGGTAATTTATAAAGTTTTTAATGGAAATGGAATGGGTGAATACAGTAATGGGATTTTGCCACAGGTTTCAGTGAACGAGTATGTTACGTTGCCTTTATTGCCTTTAGGTGATCCCAATGAAACCTTAATTTCTTCTGTTTTGAATGGAACTTATTTTAAGTCTGCCCATCAGGAAGGGGCTTCCGAAGAAGTTAAGATTTTATATCAGAGTGATGTTCCTCCTATTGCTGTTGGCAAGGATTTATAA
- a CDS encoding sterol desaturase family protein — MNFNETALSGYINMFWQFSWPQWVVFSLISNLLLYLFSIGLYVFIDKTCRKSPLQEKDHPVSASDFYLSLFTVVCNSLVMLIGVFLWKNGWIELGTTQSGMKISLEVIALLLLMDLCMYFFHYAAHLPFVYKMIHGKHHEHVSTNYLSLFVLHPFETIGFGLMMLVLLLCYNFSVISISIYLSINLIWGTIGHLNREFFPASFDRFFVGTTRFHNRHHLDETKNFGFYTSIWDRLFGTYK, encoded by the coding sequence ATGAATTTTAATGAGACAGCGCTTTCCGGTTATATCAATATGTTCTGGCAGTTTTCCTGGCCACAATGGGTTGTTTTCAGTCTGATTAGCAATCTTCTTTTGTATTTATTTTCAATAGGACTGTATGTTTTCATTGATAAAACCTGTCGTAAAAGTCCATTGCAAGAGAAAGATCATCCTGTTTCAGCATCAGATTTTTACCTCAGTCTTTTTACGGTTGTCTGTAATAGCCTTGTTATGCTGATAGGTGTTTTTTTATGGAAGAATGGCTGGATTGAGTTGGGAACTACCCAATCAGGAATGAAGATCAGCCTGGAGGTTATTGCTTTACTTCTTTTAATGGATCTGTGTATGTACTTCTTTCACTATGCTGCCCATTTACCATTTGTATATAAAATGATTCACGGAAAGCACCACGAGCATGTAAGCACCAATTATCTGAGCCTTTTTGTTCTTCATCCTTTTGAAACCATAGGATTTGGACTCATGATGCTGGTCTTATTACTATGTTATAATTTTTCTGTTATTTCAATTTCCATTTATTTGTCCATCAATCTTATTTGGGGAACCATAGGACATCTCAACAGAGAGTTTTTTCCAGCCAGTTTTGATCGTTTTTTTGTAGGAACTACCAGATTTCACAATCGCCATCATCTGGATGAAACCAAGAATTTTGGATTTTATACTTCCATCTGGGATAGGCTGTTTGGTACATATAAATAA
- a CDS encoding MarR family winged helix-turn-helix transcriptional regulator, producing the protein MKPIEKKFFDTFTDFQCLILAHMNRGDINGITASHYNIIEFILRKKGLTGKEIATAFKITPAAVSKQLKILINNDFITQKQDETDRRKFILSVTEKGKFIVENSETFRKSMTQQAASILTSAELKQFNSLLNKILNEIKL; encoded by the coding sequence ATGAAACCTATTGAAAAAAAATTTTTTGACACATTTACAGATTTCCAGTGTCTTATTCTTGCCCATATGAACAGAGGAGATATTAACGGAATAACAGCTTCTCATTATAATATAATCGAATTTATTCTTCGTAAAAAAGGATTAACAGGAAAAGAGATCGCAACTGCTTTTAAAATCACCCCTGCAGCCGTTTCTAAGCAACTGAAGATTCTTATTAACAACGATTTTATTACTCAGAAACAGGATGAGACAGACCGTAGAAAGTTCATACTATCCGTCACTGAAAAAGGAAAATTTATAGTTGAAAATTCTGAAACCTTCCGGAAAAGCATGACTCAACAGGCTGCTTCTATACTTACTTCGGCTGAACTTAAACAGTTTAATTCCCTGCTGAATAAGATTTTGAATGAAATCAAGCTTTAA
- a CDS encoding ATP-binding cassette domain-containing protein → MENIEITNARQNNLKNISIKIPKYKIVVFTGVSGSGKSSLVFETIGAEAQRQINETQNSFIRNRLQHYGIPDVDKIENLNVPIIINQKRLGGNARSTVGTAADVYASLRLLFSRMGHPFVGYSNVFSFNNPQGMCPECEGLGIVQTVNVNRLIDQTKSLNEGAIKFPTFQPGGWRLTRYTQSGYFDNDKKLKDFTAKEWDILLYERNHIPTHPDKSWGKTVKYEGIIPRIEKTFLKKDSKENSTRKDALNNVIITKACPSCHGKRLNVKILSCKIKGKNIADCTALSIDELLEFINNLKSEAYEVIIKELSGKLQNIINIGLQYLTLDRNTNSLSGGESQRIKMVRNLGNSLVDLLYIFDEPSIGLHPKDLQNINTIIQQIKDKGNSVLVVEHDPDIIKMSDWIIDMGPGSGKNGGEVIYEGDFNGLKKSKGKTGSYFKEKPVIKKDFRKPDGYLEIRNASLHNLKNISVNIPTGVMTVVTGVAGSGKSTLINHVLPLFYSDLTVIDQSLFTASARSNLLTYLNISDTVRKLFSASNHVSEKLFSRNSEGACKNCKGLGVEKIDLAFMDDIEQPCEVCGGSGFDPKVQKYQYHQKTIVEVMNMTVLEAQDFFADKNIIRNFDLLVKLGLDYLMLGQRLDSFSGGERQRLKLTRELKNTHQIIVLDEPSTGLHPSDTQKLLSFFNDLVDQHNTLIVIEHNLDIIAQADWIIDIGPGAGKFGGKVLFEGTPNALLKNKTSYTAEFLRKHIE, encoded by the coding sequence ATGGAAAACATAGAAATTACTAATGCAAGACAGAATAATCTCAAAAATATTTCCATAAAAATTCCAAAATATAAGATCGTAGTTTTTACGGGAGTATCGGGATCAGGGAAATCTTCCCTGGTATTTGAAACCATAGGAGCAGAGGCACAGCGTCAGATTAATGAAACACAGAACAGTTTTATCAGAAACCGGTTACAGCATTATGGCATACCGGATGTAGACAAAATCGAAAATCTTAATGTTCCCATTATCATCAACCAGAAGAGACTGGGAGGAAATGCACGTTCTACGGTGGGAACAGCTGCTGATGTTTATGCTTCTCTGAGGCTGCTTTTTTCAAGAATGGGACATCCTTTCGTAGGATATTCCAATGTATTTTCGTTCAATAATCCACAGGGTATGTGTCCGGAATGCGAAGGACTAGGTATTGTACAGACGGTAAATGTTAATAGGCTGATTGATCAGACGAAATCTTTAAATGAAGGAGCCATTAAATTTCCAACTTTTCAACCGGGAGGATGGCGTTTAACAAGATATACACAATCAGGCTATTTTGATAACGATAAAAAGCTGAAGGATTTTACAGCCAAAGAATGGGATATCCTGTTATATGAACGTAACCATATACCTACACATCCTGATAAAAGCTGGGGTAAAACTGTGAAATATGAAGGAATTATTCCGAGGATTGAAAAGACATTTCTAAAAAAAGATTCCAAAGAAAATAGTACCCGAAAAGATGCTTTAAATAATGTAATCATCACAAAAGCCTGCCCATCATGCCATGGGAAACGGCTAAATGTAAAGATTCTGAGCTGTAAGATCAAAGGTAAAAATATTGCAGACTGTACTGCACTTTCTATTGATGAGCTATTGGAATTTATTAACAACCTGAAATCTGAAGCTTATGAAGTTATCATTAAAGAGCTTTCCGGAAAGCTTCAGAACATTATTAATATTGGTTTGCAGTATCTTACATTGGACCGAAATACAAATTCTCTTTCGGGAGGCGAATCCCAAAGGATAAAAATGGTAAGGAACCTGGGAAATAGTCTGGTTGATTTACTGTATATCTTTGATGAACCTAGTATTGGCCTTCATCCAAAGGACCTACAGAATATTAATACCATTATCCAGCAGATTAAAGATAAAGGAAATTCTGTTTTGGTAGTAGAGCATGATCCGGATATCATTAAGATGTCGGATTGGATCATTGATATGGGACCTGGCTCCGGGAAAAACGGTGGGGAGGTGATCTATGAAGGAGATTTCAATGGATTAAAGAAATCTAAAGGAAAAACCGGATCTTATTTTAAAGAAAAACCTGTGATCAAAAAAGATTTCAGAAAACCGGATGGCTATCTTGAGATCAGGAATGCCAGTCTCCATAATCTTAAAAATATCAGTGTGAATATCCCAACAGGAGTTATGACTGTTGTTACAGGAGTGGCCGGTTCAGGGAAAAGTACTTTAATCAATCATGTTTTACCTTTATTTTATTCGGATTTAACGGTGATTGATCAGTCTTTGTTTACAGCAAGTGCCCGATCCAATCTCCTGACCTATTTAAATATATCCGATACGGTACGAAAACTGTTTTCAGCATCCAATCATGTTTCAGAAAAGCTGTTCAGTCGGAATAGTGAAGGAGCCTGTAAAAACTGTAAAGGATTGGGAGTAGAAAAAATAGATTTAGCTTTTATGGATGATATTGAACAGCCTTGTGAAGTATGTGGTGGTTCAGGATTCGACCCGAAAGTTCAGAAATATCAATATCATCAGAAGACTATTGTAGAAGTGATGAATATGACAGTTCTGGAAGCTCAAGATTTTTTTGCGGATAAAAATATCATCAGAAACTTTGATTTGCTGGTAAAATTGGGCTTAGATTATCTTATGCTGGGACAACGTCTGGACAGCTTTTCGGGTGGTGAAAGACAGCGTTTGAAACTGACCCGGGAACTGAAAAATACCCATCAGATTATTGTTCTGGATGAACCAAGTACAGGTTTGCACCCAAGTGATACCCAAAAACTGTTGTCATTTTTTAATGATCTTGTAGACCAGCATAATACATTAATTGTTATTGAGCATAATCTGGATATTATTGCTCAGGCTGATTGGATCATTGATATTGGCCCCGGTGCTGGAAAATTTGGTGGAAAAGTTTTGTTTGAAGGAACTCCTAATGCGTTATTGAAAAATAAAACCTCATATACTGCAGAATTCCTGAGAAAACATATTGAATAG